In Chryseobacterium salivictor, the DNA window ATGTTATACCAAATCTTATTAGATGCTGATTTTGAACCGAGTATTATTTCCGGTGCAGGATTGACAAGCATTATCAAAGAAGGAAAAATAGGAAATGCTGCGGTTGGAAAAGGAGAATGGTTAATCATCGAAGCCGATGAAAGCGACGGTTCAGTCGTTCAGTATAAACCGGAAATCGGACTGCTTTTAAATATTGATAAAGATCATCAGGAAATCGGTGAATTGATTGAATTATTTACCATTTTTAAAAGAAACACAAAAGGTTTATTCGTTGTAAATCAATCCAATACATTGGGTAAATCATTGTCGGCGAATTCGGAAAATGACTTTGGATTTCAAAATAAAGAGGCTGGTTATTCTGCTGAGAATTTTAACCAGGAGGGTTTTTCTTTAACCTTTGAAGTTCTGACCCAGAAATTTCAGATGAATTCTATAGGACAACATTCCGTGGAAAATGCAGCGGCTGCAATTGCTGTGGCTCATCAGATCGGCATTGATTTGAGAACCTGTGCCGAAAGTTTAGCAAAATATGAGGGAATTTACCGGCGCCATCAAATCCTCGGACAGAAAAATGGAGTTTGGGTCATTGATGATTATGCCCACAATCCTGCGAAATGTGCCGCTTCGATTAAAGCCTGTCAACCTTTGGCGGAGAAAGTGATTGCGTGGTTTCAGCCTCATGGTTACGGACCGACACGGTTTTTGAAAGACGATTTCATTCAGGAAATTTCCGAGGCATTAAGACCACAGGATGAAATTTGGATGAGCGAAATTTTCTACGCAGGAGGAACCACTGTGAAAGATATTTCAGCCAATGATTTAATCGAAGGAATTAAAGCAAAAGGCAAAAACGCCCATTTTATAGAAGACAGAAACCAACTGCTGGAAGCTCTAAAACCGGAATTAAAACCCGGAACAGTTTTATTGTTAATGGGTGCGAGAGATCCTGGTTTAGAGCATTTTTGCAAAGAACTGTATGATCATCTGTAATGCGTTGCAATTTATCCCAATGAAAATGAGCGTTGGAATTTATTCCAACGCAAATCAATATAATATGTTGGAATTCATTCCCATAGAAAAAAATAAAAAATGAGCGGACTCCTATATTTTGTTCCAACACCGATTGGGAATTTAGAAGACATGACTTTCAGAGCGGTAAAAATTCTGAAAGAAGTCGATTATATTTTATGTGAAGATACCCGGACTTCGGGTTTTCTTTTGAAGCATTATGCAATATCCAAACCATTGAAATCGTATCATTTACATAACGAGCATCAGACGACGCAGAAAGTAATTGACGATTTAAAAAACGGACAAAACATTGCCATTATTACCGATGCAGGAACACCGGGAATTTCAGATCCAGGTTATTTGTTGGCAAAAGCAGTTTCCGATGAAAAATTAGAAATGCAGTGTTTACCGGGAGCAACAGCTTTTGTTCCGGCTTTGGTGGTTTCGGGATTACCGAATAATGAGTTTTTATTTGCAGGATTTTTACCCCAGAAAAAAGGAAGGCAAACCAAACTTAAACAGTTGGCAGAAGAGAAAAAAACCATCATTCTTTATGAAAGTCCACATAAGATAAATACCACTTTAGAACAGATCAGAGAATTCTTTGGTGAAGAGACAAAAGTGAGTTTAAGCCGCGAAATATCAAAGAAATTTGAAGAAACTAAAAGAGGGACAATCAATGAGTTAATTGACTTTTCTAAAAGTAAAACTTTAAAAGGCGAAATCGTTTTAATTATCAATAATGTTGATACGAAAGAAGATGAAGACGAGAAACCTTTGTCTAAAAATAAATACAAAAACCTAGAAAAATAAACGAAAGAATATGGGATTATTAGAAGGAAAAGTTGCCCTCATCACAGGAGCAACACGTGGAATCGGAAAAGGAATCGCAGAAGTTTTTGCGAAAGAAGGAGCAGAGGTTGCTTTTACCTACGCCGGTTCTGTCGATAAAGCAAAAGCTTTGGAGCAAGAATTAGGAAAGATAACCAAGGTAAAGTCTTATCAGTCAGATGCTTCCGATTACGATGCGGCTCAGCAGTTAGCTGCGGATGTGCTTGCAGATTTTGGTAAAATCGATATTTTGATCAATAATGCCGGAATTACGCGCGATAATTTAATGCTCAGAATGTCAAAAGACGATTGGGACACCATCATAAAAGTGAATTTGGATTCGGTATTCAACCTGACCAAAGCGGTAATCAAGCCGATGATGAAAGCAAAATCGGGGTCAATTATCAATATGACGTCGGTCGTTGGAGTAAAAGGTAACGCTGGACAGGCCAATTATGCGGCGTCAAAAGCCGGTGTAATTGGTTTTTCAAAATCGATCGCACTAGAACTGGGTTCCCGGAATATCCGTTGCAATGCGGTGGCTCCAGGATTTATTGAAACTGAAATGACGGCTGCTTTAGACGAAAAAACCGTGCAGGGATGGAGAGATGCAATTCCTTTGAAACGAGGCGGTCAGCCGGAAGATGTGGCGAATGCCTGTGTTTTCCTGGCGAGCGATAGGTCCAATTATATCACAGGACAGGTTTTAAATGTTGATGGTGGAATGTTGACTTAATTCTGTAAATTTCTTTTAAAGGAGCTACAAAATTTTCGCTTCTTATAAAATGCAGTCCAGCTCTCCGCTATATCTTTTTCTTTTTCGGGAAAAAAGAAAAAGGATGCCGCTTCGATCTGGGCTAGATTCCAATGATGTTTTTCTTACTAAAAATTTATCGTACGCCACTTTAGATTTTTAGTAAGAATTTTTTTGTTATTTATTAGTAATCAGTTGATTATTTTTCGTTGCGGAATATTTTTTGTATTTCAAACACTTATAATTTTTAGTCAAAATTTATGAGTGTTCTATTTCAAATATTTCAAAACACGCGGGCACAAACCGTTTCCCTTTGTGAGCCTCTTGAAATTGAGGATTACATTCCTCAGCCTGTTGATTTTGCAAGTCCTCCAAAGTGGCATCTCAGTCACACCACGTGGTTTTTTGAGGAGCTAATTCTTAAAAAATTTCTAGCCGGTTACAGGGTTTTCAATCCTCATTTTGGTTTTTTGTTCAACAGTTATTACCACACTTTGGGCGATCGAGCCATTCGCACCGAACGGGGAACAATCACGCGCCCGACGGTGAAAGAAGTTTACGAATACCGGAAATATGTCGATGCCCATATCGGAAAATTGTTACAGACCAATTCCAGTTCCGAATTAGAGGAACTTCTTATTTTAGGAATTAATCATGAGCAGCAACATCAGGAACTCCTGATTACGGATCTGAAACATACCTTTTCTTACAATCCTGTTTTCCCTGTGTATAAAGAGAAGTTCAACCTTACCGCTCAGGAAAATAGCGATACCGGTTGGATCAAAATTCCTGAAGGAATCTACGAAATTGGTTATAAAGGAGATGGTTTTCATTTCGATAATGAAAAAGGAAGACACAAAGTCTTTTTACATGAATTTCAAATTTCAAAAGCTTTCGTTACCAACGCAGAATTTCTTGAATTCATGGAAGCCGGCGGCTATGAAAACTTTAGATTCTGGCTCGATGAAGGTTGGTCTTGGATAAATGAAAATCAAGTAAAATCGCCGCTTTACTGGAAACAAATCGAAGGAAAATGGTTTTCGTACACGTTAGAAGGACTAAAACCCATTGAGCCCAATCATATTTTAACCCATATTTCTTTCTACGAAGCTCAGGCTTTCGCAACCTGGAAAGGCCTCAGATTACCGACCGAATTTGAATGGGAAGCCGCCGAAGACCAACTGGATTGGGGAAAACGCTGGGAATGGACGTACTCTGCCTACCTTCCTTATCCTGGTTTTCGGATTGCAGAAGGAGCGGCCGGAGAATACAACGGAAAATTTATGGTCAGTCAAATGGTTTTGCGGGGAGCTTCAACTGCAACACCCAAAGGCAATGAAAGAAAAACCTACAGAAACTTTTTTCACCCAAAACACCGCTGGCAAGTCACCGGCATAAGATTAGCAAGATGACAGAAAACGACCCATTTTTAAGAGATGTTAAGGCTGGCCTCAGCCAAAACCCCAAATGTATTTCATCGCATTATTTCTACGATAAAGCAGGAGATGAGCTTTTCCAGCAAATTATGGAAATGCCCGAATATTATCTGACCAATGCCGAACTGGAGATTTTCAGCCAACAAAGCGAAGCCATCATCCAGTCTTTTGAGATCAGCAATACTGAAGAATTTGAATTGATCGAACTGGGAGCCGGCGACGGAAAGAAAACGCAATACCTGTTGCAAACTTTACTGGAAAAGAACTTTAAATTTAAATATATTCCGGTCGATATTTCAAAAAACAGCCTTTCTGTAATTACCGAAAGAATGCAGAACTTATTTCCCAACTTAAAATGTGATCCGAAACAGGGAGATTATTTTCAGGTTTTAGACCAGCTTTTTTCTTCGGATAAACCGAAAGTTATTTTATT includes these proteins:
- the fabG gene encoding 3-oxoacyl-[acyl-carrier-protein] reductase — translated: MGLLEGKVALITGATRGIGKGIAEVFAKEGAEVAFTYAGSVDKAKALEQELGKITKVKSYQSDASDYDAAQQLAADVLADFGKIDILINNAGITRDNLMLRMSKDDWDTIIKVNLDSVFNLTKAVIKPMMKAKSGSIINMTSVVGVKGNAGQANYAASKAGVIGFSKSIALELGSRNIRCNAVAPGFIETEMTAALDEKTVQGWRDAIPLKRGGQPEDVANACVFLASDRSNYITGQVLNVDGGMLT
- a CDS encoding UDP-N-acetylmuramate--L-alanine ligase, which produces MIRNIADFQNVFFIGVAGVGMSAIAQYLKGIGKEVSGSDRYFHPGEYNKTKEQLEAEGIRCYFQDGTGITEKTDLIVVSTAIEDTVYEVQKARELGIQIIKRSELLSVIAESKKTIAVAGTSGKSTTSAMLYQILLDADFEPSIISGAGLTSIIKEGKIGNAAVGKGEWLIIEADESDGSVVQYKPEIGLLLNIDKDHQEIGELIELFTIFKRNTKGLFVVNQSNTLGKSLSANSENDFGFQNKEAGYSAENFNQEGFSLTFEVLTQKFQMNSIGQHSVENAAAAIAVAHQIGIDLRTCAESLAKYEGIYRRHQILGQKNGVWVIDDYAHNPAKCAASIKACQPLAEKVIAWFQPHGYGPTRFLKDDFIQEISEALRPQDEIWMSEIFYAGGTTVKDISANDLIEGIKAKGKNAHFIEDRNQLLEALKPELKPGTVLLLMGARDPGLEHFCKELYDHL
- the rsmI gene encoding 16S rRNA (cytidine(1402)-2'-O)-methyltransferase produces the protein MSGLLYFVPTPIGNLEDMTFRAVKILKEVDYILCEDTRTSGFLLKHYAISKPLKSYHLHNEHQTTQKVIDDLKNGQNIAIITDAGTPGISDPGYLLAKAVSDEKLEMQCLPGATAFVPALVVSGLPNNEFLFAGFLPQKKGRQTKLKQLAEEKKTIILYESPHKINTTLEQIREFFGEETKVSLSREISKKFEETKRGTINELIDFSKSKTLKGEIVLIINNVDTKEDEDEKPLSKNKYKNLEK
- the egtB gene encoding ergothioneine biosynthesis protein EgtB; the protein is MSVLFQIFQNTRAQTVSLCEPLEIEDYIPQPVDFASPPKWHLSHTTWFFEELILKKFLAGYRVFNPHFGFLFNSYYHTLGDRAIRTERGTITRPTVKEVYEYRKYVDAHIGKLLQTNSSSELEELLILGINHEQQHQELLITDLKHTFSYNPVFPVYKEKFNLTAQENSDTGWIKIPEGIYEIGYKGDGFHFDNEKGRHKVFLHEFQISKAFVTNAEFLEFMEAGGYENFRFWLDEGWSWINENQVKSPLYWKQIEGKWFSYTLEGLKPIEPNHILTHISFYEAQAFATWKGLRLPTEFEWEAAEDQLDWGKRWEWTYSAYLPYPGFRIAEGAAGEYNGKFMVSQMVLRGASTATPKGNERKTYRNFFHPKHRWQVTGIRLAR